Proteins co-encoded in one Candidatus Omnitrophota bacterium genomic window:
- the ispG gene encoding flavodoxin-dependent (E)-4-hydroxy-3-methylbut-2-enyl-diphosphate synthase, protein MRRKTREIKIGNVRIGGNNPVAIQSMAKTRTADVPATVRQILRLEKAGCEIIRVAVKDRYDALAISRIKKNIHIPLVADIHFDWRLALSAIDSGADKIRLNPGNIRKKEQIKAVASAAKSAGIPIRVGLNSGSVGGSGDQASRMAKYAREYLGMLEGFGFRDIVVSAKAQNPADTIKAYRLISAACGYPLHLGVTATGLAAKGLLKSAVAIGALLLEGIGDTIRISLTDKPEEEVKSARLLLESLGLRRFGPEVISCPTCGRCEVDLVRMVKELERKLFAYGGHLCRLDGQVRASAPQLPAKPITVAVMGCVVNGPGEAKHADLGIAFGRKDGLFFKKGKPMRKIPAKKCVDALLDEINKF, encoded by the coding sequence ATGCGCAGAAAGACCCGGGAAATAAAAATAGGCAATGTCAGGATCGGCGGGAATAATCCGGTGGCCATACAGTCTATGGCTAAAACCAGGACTGCCGATGTCCCTGCCACAGTGAGGCAGATACTAAGGTTGGAAAAAGCGGGATGCGAGATTATCCGGGTAGCGGTAAAAGACCGGTATGACGCCTTGGCGATCAGCCGGATAAAGAAAAATATACATATACCTTTGGTGGCGGATATACATTTTGACTGGCGCCTGGCGTTATCGGCGATAGACAGCGGCGCGGACAAGATACGGCTTAATCCCGGCAATATCCGAAAGAAAGAACAGATCAAGGCAGTGGCCAGCGCGGCAAAGTCAGCCGGCATCCCCATCCGCGTGGGGTTGAATTCCGGGTCAGTGGGCGGCTCTGGCGATCAGGCGTCCAGGATGGCCAAATACGCCAGGGAATATCTGGGCATGTTGGAAGGGTTCGGTTTTCGGGATATCGTCGTCTCGGCAAAGGCCCAGAACCCCGCTGATACCATAAAGGCGTATCGCTTGATATCTGCTGCCTGCGGTTATCCTTTGCATCTGGGCGTGACTGCCACCGGTCTGGCCGCTAAGGGGTTGTTGAAGTCGGCTGTGGCTATCGGGGCTTTGCTATTGGAGGGGATCGGTGATACAATAAGGATATCCCTCACCGATAAACCCGAGGAAGAGGTAAAGTCAGCCAGGTTGTTGCTGGAGTCTTTGGGTTTGAGAAGGTTCGGCCCGGAAGTGATCAGCTGTCCTACCTGCGGCAGGTGCGAGGTGGACCTGGTAAGGATGGTCAAGGAACTGGAACGGAAACTTTTCGCATACGGCGGTCACCTTTGCCGATTGGATGGCCAAGTGCGCGCTTCTGCGCCGCAACTTCCGGCCAAACCAATTACAGTCGCGGTGATGGGCTGCGTGGTCAACGGGCCGGGAGAAGCGAAGCACGCCGACTTGGGCATCGCCTTCGGCAGGAAAGACGGATTGTTCTTTAAAAAGGGCAAGCCGATGCGCAAGATCCCGGCGAAAAAATGCGTGGACGCGCTGCTCGACGAGATAAATAAATTTTAA
- a CDS encoding 1-deoxy-D-xylulose-5-phosphate reductoisomerase: MKRIAVLGSTGSIGRNTLNIIRAFPDKFSAAALSVNNNTADLVRQIKEFRPQQVCVNDPGKAAQLRKVAGTRVKVLCGPQGVEHICKSRDVDMVVLAISGSAALRPLLSAIDNKKEVATANKEALVMAGGIVRKRAEKYGVRIIPIDSEQSAIWQCLEGGDIAKLRRIYLTASGGPFLGFDRSRMKKITLKQALSHPRWKMGRKITVDSATLMNKGLEVLEAMALFGVGADKIKVVIHPESIIHSMVEFVDGVVMAQLSITDMRIPIQYALSYPDRLNSGLPGLDLIKTGSLNFSEPDTRGFPCLRMAYQAARKSGTYPCVLNAANEAAVEEFLKGKMDFISIPEVVGRVLTRHKGISDPGIEDILDSSDWARRISLEIAGKLRKAG; this comes from the coding sequence ATGAAAAGGATAGCTGTATTAGGCTCGACCGGCTCCATAGGCCGCAATACCTTGAATATTATCCGGGCTTTTCCGGATAAGTTCTCGGCCGCGGCCTTAAGCGTGAATAATAATACCGCGGACCTTGTCCGCCAGATAAAGGAGTTCCGGCCGCAACAGGTCTGCGTTAATGACCCCGGCAAGGCCGCCCAACTGCGTAAAGTCGCTGGAACCAGGGTAAAAGTTCTATGCGGCCCGCAGGGCGTTGAGCATATCTGTAAGTCCCGGGACGTGGATATGGTGGTCTTGGCGATCAGCGGTTCCGCTGCGCTGCGCCCGTTATTGTCGGCGATCGACAATAAAAAAGAAGTGGCTACAGCCAATAAAGAAGCCCTGGTTATGGCCGGGGGGATCGTCCGTAAAAGGGCGGAAAAGTACGGGGTGCGGATCATCCCGATCGACAGCGAGCAGTCGGCGATATGGCAGTGCCTGGAAGGCGGGGATATTGCCAAATTGCGGCGGATATACCTGACCGCTTCCGGCGGGCCGTTTTTGGGGTTTGACCGCAGCCGGATGAAAAAGATCACTCTGAAGCAGGCATTGAGCCATCCGCGGTGGAAGATGGGCAGGAAGATAACCGTGGACTCCGCGACGCTGATGAATAAAGGACTGGAGGTCCTGGAGGCGATGGCTTTATTCGGGGTTGGCGCGGATAAGATAAAAGTAGTAATTCATCCTGAATCGATAATCCATTCGATGGTGGAGTTCGTTGACGGCGTGGTCATGGCCCAGTTGTCGATAACGGATATGCGTATCCCTATCCAATACGCGCTTTCATATCCCGACAGGCTGAATAGCGGCCTGCCCGGACTGGACCTGATAAAGACCGGGAGCTTGAATTTTAGCGAGCCGGATACGCGGGGATTCCCTTGTTTAAGGATGGCGTATCAGGCGGCCCGCAAGTCCGGGACATATCCCTGCGTATTGAACGCGGCGAATGAGGCGGCGGTGGAGGAGTTTCTTAAAGGGAAGATGGATTTTATTTCTATTCCGGAGGTTGTGGGGCGTGTTCTTACCCGGCATAAAGGCATAAGCGATCCCGGTATTGAAGATATCCTGGATAGCTCGGACTGGGCCAGGAGGATAAGCCTGGAGATAGCCGGTAAATTAAGGAAGGCCGGATAG
- the rseP gene encoding RIP metalloprotease RseP — protein MFSLMLFIAILSVLVMVHEFGHFIAARKAGVRVETFSLGFGPKLASYKGKQTEYMVCAVPLGGYVKLAGDNLDEYKGKADEYLSKPVSRRFWIIFAGPALNYLLGILFFWVIFAAGYPSLTAKVGGLLDGMGAQQAGIQIGDKIIAVEGTKVTLWEELQKSIQAQKSQESIEVTVLRQDKEYKFQVKIQNNELSDILGQKRSVGLIGIKPKMDESIKVRYGLFRSLPKAVEKTGELTVLTYKAFWLMLTQKISMKDSVTGPLGMFFVTSEVAKLGVVAVMNFMALLSISLGIFNLLPLPALDGGHLVLLGLEKARGRYLSKRSENIFNQVGFSFIILLAALVFVNDLVKFGFIDKAAKFFIR, from the coding sequence ATGTTTTCATTGATGCTTTTCATAGCGATATTGAGTGTCCTGGTAATGGTCCATGAGTTCGGCCATTTTATAGCCGCCCGCAAGGCAGGGGTGAGGGTGGAGACTTTTTCCCTGGGATTCGGGCCGAAGCTGGCGTCTTACAAAGGCAAACAAACCGAATATATGGTCTGCGCCGTACCTTTGGGAGGATACGTCAAACTGGCCGGGGATAATCTCGACGAATATAAAGGCAAGGCCGATGAATACCTTTCTAAGCCGGTATCGCGCAGGTTCTGGATAATATTCGCCGGGCCGGCGCTTAACTACCTTTTGGGCATCTTATTTTTCTGGGTTATATTTGCAGCCGGATATCCCAGCCTTACCGCCAAGGTGGGAGGGCTTTTGGATGGTATGGGCGCGCAGCAGGCAGGCATACAAATAGGCGATAAGATCATCGCTGTCGAAGGTACGAAGGTCACTCTCTGGGAAGAGCTGCAAAAGAGCATCCAGGCCCAGAAATCCCAGGAATCGATAGAGGTGACTGTATTGCGGCAGGACAAGGAGTATAAGTTCCAGGTGAAGATACAGAATAATGAGCTCTCCGATATCCTCGGCCAGAAACGCAGTGTCGGCCTGATCGGCATAAAGCCCAAGATGGACGAGAGTATAAAGGTAAGATACGGCTTATTCCGCTCTTTGCCGAAGGCTGTTGAGAAGACCGGGGAGCTTACCGTATTGACTTATAAGGCGTTCTGGCTGATGCTCACCCAGAAGATATCGATGAAAGACTCGGTGACCGGGCCTTTGGGGATGTTCTTTGTGACCTCGGAGGTGGCTAAGCTGGGAGTGGTCGCGGTGATGAATTTTATGGCGTTATTGAGCATAAGCTTGGGGATATTCAACCTTTTGCCTTTGCCGGCTTTGGACGGCGGACATCTGGTGTTGCTGGGATTGGAAAAGGCCCGCGGGAGATACCTGAGCAAAAGATCCGAAAATATATTTAATCAGGTGGGTTTCAGCTTTATTATCCTGCTGGCGGCTTTGGTCTTTGTGAATGATCTGGTAAAATTCGGTTTTATCGATAAAGCGGCTAAATTCTTTATAAGATAG
- a CDS encoding isoprenyl transferase, translating to MTKERDIPRHIAIIMDGNGRWAQARKLPRVLGHREGAFRVKDIVNACNDLGVGFLTLYAFSTENWSRPKPEVDMLMRYFESFLSKEMNRMHKDNIRFKVIGKQKPLPQKVLDQMAKAAEKTRDNTGLTLVLALNYGSRQEIVDGVKKFAEAFKKGKAELGDIDENNFGEYLYTCGIPDPDLLVRTSGEIRLSNFLLWQLSYAEMYFTKKSWPDFRRKDLEAAIEEYRKRQRKFGSV from the coding sequence ATGACTAAAGAAAGAGATATCCCGCGGCATATCGCGATCATAATGGACGGCAATGGCCGCTGGGCGCAGGCCAGGAAGCTGCCCAGGGTCCTTGGCCATCGCGAAGGGGCGTTTCGGGTCAAGGATATCGTTAATGCCTGCAATGACCTGGGCGTGGGATTTCTGACCCTGTACGCGTTTTCCACTGAGAACTGGTCGCGCCCAAAGCCCGAAGTGGACATGCTTATGCGTTATTTCGAGAGTTTCCTGAGCAAGGAGATGAACCGGATGCATAAGGATAATATCCGGTTCAAGGTCATCGGAAAGCAAAAGCCGCTGCCGCAGAAGGTCCTGGACCAGATGGCTAAGGCGGCCGAGAAGACCCGGGATAATACCGGGCTGACCCTGGTCCTGGCCTTGAATTACGGTTCCCGGCAGGAGATCGTGGACGGGGTAAAGAAATTCGCGGAGGCTTTTAAAAAGGGCAAGGCGGAGCTGGGAGATATCGACGAGAATAATTTCGGGGAGTATCTTTATACCTGCGGTATCCCGGATCCGGACCTGTTGGTCCGCACCAGCGGCGAGATCCGGTTGAGTAATTTCCTGCTGTGGCAATTGTCATACGCGGAGATGTATTTTACCAAAAAATCCTGGCCGGATTTCCGCAGGAAGGACCTGGAGGCGGCGATAGAGGAATACCGCAAGCGGCAGAGGAAGTTCGGTTCTGTATGA
- a CDS encoding phosphatidate cytidylyltransferase, translating into MLIKRIISSIVLAGLVAAAIFNQWMLTAVIITLTVLGLYEFYTMLENKGISIYKYFGIGMGAIIPFSIIFRFELTRKWELSFIVLALLFLIIMQLKRRQNSGAVVGISTTLFGILYVSWFLSFLIKIRLLPDGIGLLVTVLAVTKLGDIGAYLVGSRFGRTPLMPRISPKKSVEGAVGGMVFSILGALVCKSMLPFSYWDMLLIGVFLNILGQLGDLSESLMKRDCQVKDSAGTIPGMGGVLDLIDSLLFTAPVFYFYINIVLKHF; encoded by the coding sequence ATGTTGATCAAGAGGATAATAAGTTCCATAGTTCTCGCGGGCCTGGTAGCCGCGGCCATATTCAACCAATGGATGTTGACCGCGGTGATCATAACCCTTACTGTCCTGGGCCTGTATGAGTTTTATACCATGCTGGAGAACAAGGGTATAAGCATATACAAGTATTTCGGTATCGGCATGGGCGCGATCATCCCTTTCTCGATCATCTTTCGTTTCGAGCTTACCAGGAAATGGGAGTTGTCGTTCATTGTCCTGGCTTTGTTGTTCCTGATCATAATGCAGTTAAAGCGCCGCCAGAATTCCGGGGCGGTAGTGGGGATCTCCACCACTCTTTTCGGGATACTTTATGTTTCATGGTTCTTGAGCTTTTTGATCAAGATCCGCCTTTTGCCCGACGGCATAGGCCTGCTTGTCACTGTCCTGGCGGTAACGAAGCTGGGGGATATCGGGGCATACCTGGTCGGTTCTCGTTTCGGCAGGACGCCGTTGATGCCCAGGATCAGCCCCAAGAAATCGGTTGAAGGGGCGGTCGGCGGTATGGTTTTCAGCATACTGGGCGCGTTGGTCTGTAAGTCGATGCTGCCTTTTTCATACTGGGATATGCTGTTGATCGGGGTGTTCCTGAATATATTGGGACAGTTGGGAGACCTTTCCGAGTCGCTGATGAAAAGGGATTGCCAGGTCAAGGATTCCGCGGGCACGATCCCGGGAATGGGAGGTGTCCTGGATCTGATCGACAGCCTGCTTTTTACCGCCCCGGTGTTTTACTTCTATATAAATATCGTATTAAAACATTTTTAG